In Fervidobacterium thailandense, a genomic segment contains:
- a CDS encoding fibronectin type III domain-containing protein encodes MKRFALLAILLLFFGILTAQVQMTTPLTKLYYELKALLEDPTVNLAEALQDILKKYAPIVEPVLPPGEYEEYSLRLSELDRSLLEMGIWITRATVEIFNQQFVEGPFELNYNRETGEATGLITKLKSGRYNVIVKVFGKIDNKEERIVAYGRRDNVEVVRDRISLAQVPLNILVGTGAILINALLDFQNSEFVPGELTNFEPEDGAVDVPTKVSLKWDSLRAKSFDIYFGEEGNLDLIQKNHFEKEYTLEGLKPGTVYNWKIVARNAFGETESPILTFRTGFTPTQPSDPVPYDGAERVWVEPILLWSSERAAEFDVYMGTSPENLNYLGTVLEPSFEAPKLELGTTYYWKVVAKNAFGETEGPVWKFTTGDVPSKPVLIEPKGEKVWIQPAFKWKSKDASEFELYLGTSFDEMELAATTTELEITLPFDLELGTTYFWKVVAKNDFGHSESDVEMFKTGTKPEFIEIISPLDGEEDVWKSQTLAWRFEYADAYDVYMGPSVDELEPIATDITDSELVVENLELGKTYYWQVVGKNKFGETPSPVVKFTVGNVPTVPFNPEPPDGATDQFTNLVLRWESSKAESYDLYMGFVPDKLELVYEDLKESAVEMYDLLFGVKYYWKVVAKNRFGEAEGPVWSFTTGMLPEKPVAIYPKDGDTEVPADVVLKWRSERAEEFDLYFGRTEPEFVDTLRDTEYALPRLHFGTEYKWKVTARNKFGEVESDIFTFRVKLPTIVDSEVYGGKMADTVKRVVKTTDGGYIVVGSTQSSELPGFMGESDIIVLKLDKSFKLEWMRLLGGSGWDEGMDVVEVPDGYVVLGYTQSPKVDGQDGKGGWDAVAFKLAKDGKQLWTTLYGGTGHDIPYRVIYTKGGELLVVGTSNSVNGDVGRNIGTWDVWVSKLSYDGKLLASAVYGGLDRDKAVDVVEVEDGFIIVGATYSLEGDVPYNHGSSDIWMLKISKDLGKVLMLNKAYGGTEQDEATRIIKTSDGNFLILGYTTSTDGDVQRNNGFWDIWAVKVNAAGEIIWQRTIGGKEEDVGYSVAEFPDGGFVIVGYTLSREFEGLKGAVDVLIIDIDKDGNLRWAKTYGGALADYAYDVLVDEDGSIVVVGVSFSKNFDVKRNLGGSDIWIFRVK; translated from the coding sequence ATGAAGCGGTTTGCTCTTTTGGCCATTTTGTTACTTTTCTTCGGTATACTGACCGCTCAGGTTCAAATGACAACGCCTTTGACCAAGCTCTACTACGAACTCAAGGCCCTTTTGGAAGATCCGACAGTGAATCTGGCCGAAGCTTTACAGGATATTTTGAAAAAGTACGCTCCGATAGTAGAGCCGGTTTTGCCTCCCGGTGAGTACGAGGAGTACTCACTGCGGCTCTCAGAGCTTGACAGGTCGTTGCTCGAGATGGGAATATGGATCACGAGGGCGACCGTGGAAATCTTCAACCAACAGTTTGTGGAAGGTCCGTTCGAGTTGAACTACAACAGGGAGACTGGAGAAGCCACCGGGTTGATTACAAAGTTAAAGTCCGGTCGTTACAACGTGATCGTTAAGGTGTTCGGTAAGATCGATAACAAGGAAGAACGCATAGTAGCTTACGGTCGACGGGATAACGTTGAGGTAGTACGGGATAGGATATCTCTCGCTCAAGTACCTCTCAACATTCTCGTTGGAACCGGTGCGATACTCATCAACGCATTGTTGGATTTCCAGAATTCGGAATTCGTACCAGGAGAGCTGACGAACTTTGAACCAGAGGACGGTGCGGTTGACGTACCCACAAAAGTCAGTTTGAAGTGGGATTCGTTGCGTGCGAAAAGTTTTGACATTTACTTTGGTGAAGAAGGTAACCTTGATCTAATCCAGAAGAACCATTTTGAGAAAGAGTACACTCTCGAAGGGCTCAAACCTGGAACTGTCTACAACTGGAAGATCGTGGCCCGGAACGCATTTGGTGAGACCGAAAGTCCGATTCTGACGTTCCGAACCGGATTCACCCCCACCCAACCTTCGGATCCCGTGCCATACGACGGCGCTGAGAGGGTATGGGTTGAACCGATACTACTTTGGAGCTCGGAAAGGGCCGCGGAATTCGACGTGTACATGGGGACTTCTCCAGAGAACTTGAATTACCTTGGAACCGTTTTGGAACCGTCATTTGAAGCACCGAAACTTGAGTTGGGTACAACGTACTACTGGAAAGTTGTAGCAAAGAATGCGTTCGGTGAAACGGAGGGACCTGTGTGGAAGTTCACCACCGGTGATGTTCCGAGTAAGCCGGTGTTGATTGAACCGAAGGGTGAAAAAGTTTGGATCCAGCCAGCGTTCAAGTGGAAATCGAAAGACGCCAGCGAATTCGAGCTTTACCTTGGGACGAGTTTTGATGAGATGGAACTTGCCGCAACAACGACGGAATTGGAAATCACGTTGCCATTTGACCTCGAGCTTGGCACAACTTACTTCTGGAAAGTTGTAGCCAAGAACGACTTCGGTCATAGCGAAAGTGATGTTGAAATGTTTAAGACGGGAACGAAACCGGAGTTCATCGAAATCATCAGCCCACTTGATGGAGAAGAAGATGTTTGGAAGAGCCAAACCTTGGCTTGGAGATTTGAATACGCTGATGCGTACGATGTCTACATGGGACCGTCCGTTGACGAACTCGAGCCGATAGCTACCGATATTACGGATTCCGAACTCGTCGTCGAAAATCTCGAGCTTGGTAAGACCTACTACTGGCAGGTTGTCGGTAAGAACAAGTTTGGAGAGACGCCATCACCGGTTGTAAAGTTCACCGTTGGTAATGTACCGACTGTACCGTTCAATCCGGAACCACCTGATGGTGCAACCGATCAGTTCACGAACCTGGTCCTGAGATGGGAAAGTTCGAAGGCGGAAAGTTACGATTTGTACATGGGATTCGTACCCGACAAGCTCGAGTTGGTCTACGAGGACTTAAAAGAAAGTGCGGTTGAAATGTACGATTTACTCTTCGGTGTAAAGTACTACTGGAAAGTCGTGGCCAAGAACAGGTTTGGCGAAGCTGAAGGTCCGGTGTGGTCGTTTACAACCGGTATGCTCCCGGAAAAACCGGTGGCAATTTATCCGAAAGACGGAGACACGGAAGTTCCAGCCGACGTGGTACTGAAATGGCGTTCCGAAAGGGCCGAGGAATTCGACCTCTACTTTGGAAGGACCGAACCTGAGTTCGTTGATACTTTGAGGGACACCGAATACGCCTTACCGCGCCTGCACTTTGGTACCGAATACAAATGGAAAGTCACCGCCAGGAACAAGTTCGGTGAAGTGGAGAGTGACATCTTCACCTTCAGGGTCAAATTACCCACCATCGTCGATTCGGAAGTCTACGGTGGGAAGATGGCGGATACGGTCAAGCGTGTGGTTAAGACCACCGATGGAGGGTACATCGTCGTTGGTAGCACACAATCTTCCGAACTGCCCGGGTTCATGGGTGAATCGGACATCATCGTACTTAAGCTTGATAAGTCTTTCAAACTCGAATGGATGAGACTCCTCGGTGGAAGTGGATGGGATGAAGGAATGGACGTTGTTGAGGTTCCAGATGGGTACGTTGTCTTGGGTTACACGCAGTCTCCAAAGGTCGACGGACAAGACGGCAAAGGTGGTTGGGATGCGGTAGCCTTTAAGTTGGCCAAGGACGGTAAACAGCTCTGGACAACGTTGTACGGTGGTACCGGTCACGATATTCCTTACAGGGTGATTTACACCAAGGGTGGAGAATTGCTCGTAGTTGGTACAAGTAACTCTGTAAACGGCGATGTGGGTCGTAACATAGGTACTTGGGATGTCTGGGTATCCAAACTCTCATACGATGGAAAGCTCTTGGCTTCAGCCGTGTACGGAGGTTTGGACAGGGACAAAGCGGTGGATGTTGTCGAAGTGGAGGACGGCTTCATCATTGTTGGGGCAACGTACTCTCTTGAAGGCGACGTACCTTACAACCACGGTTCTTCGGATATTTGGATGCTCAAGATCAGTAAAGATCTCGGCAAAGTTTTGATGCTCAACAAGGCTTACGGTGGAACCGAACAGGACGAGGCAACGAGGATAATCAAGACCTCGGATGGTAACTTCCTCATCTTGGGCTATACGACGAGTACCGACGGAGATGTCCAGAGGAACAACGGCTTCTGGGATATCTGGGCTGTAAAAGTCAACGCAGCTGGTGAAATCATTTGGCAAAGGACGATAGGTGGTAAGGAAGAAGATGTCGGATACTCGGTTGCGGAATTCCCGGATGGTGGATTTGTAATAGTGGGTTACACGCTTTCAAGGGAATTCGAAGGCCTGAAGGGAGCTGTGGATG
- a CDS encoding ABC transporter substrate-binding protein — MKKFFIFSAMLLVLFTSLVLADVVYPRKETLYAGGGLWSPPSNWNPITPWNAVTGTVGLIYETLFGYNPLTDELIPWLAESGRWTSKNTFEIKLRRGVTWHDGTPFTAKDVKFTYELAKQIPEIYYSPIWTWLAKIDTPDDYTVVFTFSSPRYHEWTYNIYQTAILPQHIWSKRTKDEILSGANEKAIGTGPYLFETYSDDRMVYLRNENWWGNKVFGQPKPKRIVYLRVLSNNVALGMIMKGELDISNFFLPGVPTLKKTYSDIHTWFDKEPYMLSDNVAYLFINTTKKPLNDPNLRRAIAFAIDPSVIARTVFEGQVLPSNPVGFLPIKGWMKYYPENAVKQFGFKYDPKKARELLDKAGYKDINRDGFREAPDGSKFKVEIIVPFGWTDWMESIKIIASQLRAVGINAEAKFPDYSKYWEDLTTGKFDMAINNFGSQMTVSPWTMYNWVFNSQIASEMYNGNFGRYNNQKLFDLITQLNMTPMDDIASCKRIIEQIAEIHLKEMPAIPLWYNGMWFQASTQVWKNWPSEKSPYAYPVTWGGRWQTGGVLMLINLKQ, encoded by the coding sequence ATGAAAAAGTTTTTCATCTTTTCAGCGATGCTCCTGGTACTGTTCACATCACTAGTACTGGCTGACGTGGTCTATCCGCGGAAGGAAACCCTTTACGCCGGTGGCGGGTTGTGGTCACCTCCATCGAACTGGAACCCGATAACCCCGTGGAATGCGGTAACTGGAACGGTGGGATTGATTTACGAAACACTCTTCGGTTACAACCCGCTGACGGATGAATTGATCCCGTGGCTGGCCGAAAGTGGAAGATGGACATCCAAGAACACTTTCGAAATCAAGCTGAGACGTGGGGTAACGTGGCATGATGGTACGCCGTTCACCGCAAAAGACGTGAAGTTTACTTACGAACTTGCAAAGCAGATACCGGAAATTTACTACAGTCCGATCTGGACTTGGCTTGCAAAAATCGACACACCAGACGATTATACCGTGGTGTTTACGTTTAGCTCGCCGCGGTACCACGAGTGGACTTACAACATTTACCAGACAGCAATCCTTCCACAACATATCTGGTCCAAGAGGACAAAAGACGAGATCTTGAGCGGCGCAAACGAGAAAGCCATAGGAACCGGGCCTTACCTCTTCGAGACCTACAGTGACGATAGGATGGTTTATCTACGCAACGAAAACTGGTGGGGTAACAAGGTCTTCGGTCAACCCAAGCCAAAGAGAATCGTTTATTTAAGAGTCCTGAGCAACAACGTGGCACTCGGTATGATTATGAAAGGTGAGCTCGACATTTCGAACTTCTTCCTACCCGGAGTTCCGACACTTAAGAAGACTTACTCGGATATCCACACTTGGTTTGACAAAGAACCTTACATGCTCTCGGATAACGTAGCTTATCTTTTCATCAACACTACAAAGAAGCCACTTAACGATCCAAATCTCAGAAGAGCGATAGCTTTCGCAATTGATCCGAGTGTCATCGCGAGAACCGTTTTTGAGGGACAGGTCCTCCCATCCAATCCCGTCGGATTCCTGCCGATCAAAGGTTGGATGAAATACTATCCAGAAAACGCGGTGAAGCAATTTGGTTTCAAGTACGATCCGAAGAAAGCCCGAGAGTTGCTTGATAAGGCAGGCTACAAGGACATCAACAGGGACGGTTTCAGGGAAGCACCCGATGGCTCGAAGTTCAAAGTGGAAATCATCGTTCCGTTCGGTTGGACCGACTGGATGGAATCGATAAAGATTATAGCCTCTCAACTTAGAGCGGTTGGTATCAACGCGGAGGCGAAGTTCCCCGATTACAGCAAATACTGGGAAGATCTGACAACTGGAAAATTTGACATGGCGATAAACAACTTCGGTAGCCAGATGACTGTATCGCCGTGGACCATGTACAACTGGGTCTTTAATTCTCAAATCGCATCGGAGATGTACAACGGTAACTTCGGAAGGTACAACAATCAGAAGCTCTTCGATCTCATCACACAGTTGAACATGACCCCGATGGATGACATCGCAAGTTGTAAGAGGATTATCGAACAGATTGCGGAAATTCATCTGAAGGAGATGCCCGCAATACCACTGTGGTACAATGGTATGTGGTTCCAGGCAAGCACACAGGTGTGGAAGAACTGGCCAAGCGAGAAATCACCGTACGCATACCCGGTGACGTGGGGTGGAAGATGGCAAACGGGCGGTGTACTGATGCTCATAAATCTCAAACAATAA
- a CDS encoding ABC transporter permease, producing the protein MKKYLRTKVLVYVLTFIFAVTIDWLIPRLMPGNPILVLVSRFSGLPESARVMYSYLTKAFGLDQPLWKQYFNFWIAFLKGDLGISIYLYPKPVLDVLKSALPYSLGILLPSMLASWFVGNSIGAIAARRRRLDSVLLPIMYFINGAPYLWLGILLAYYFGVVLRWFPIAGAYSFGLRPHLSWLFVGNFLRHWILPFLSLFIVQLGGWAIGMRNMVIYELESNYSRYLEALGVKDRLIRKYAFRNAILPQITGLALQLGTVIAGQVTTEVVFSYPGIGYILTQAILNQDYFLIQGCFIFIIIGVLIANFTVDLVYVVLDPRIKYSYGGEVS; encoded by the coding sequence ATGAAGAAATACTTGCGAACGAAAGTACTCGTTTACGTTCTCACGTTTATCTTCGCCGTTACTATCGATTGGTTGATTCCCAGGCTCATGCCTGGGAATCCCATTCTCGTTTTAGTATCTCGGTTCTCAGGTCTTCCAGAGTCCGCACGCGTTATGTACAGTTACCTGACAAAAGCGTTCGGACTGGACCAGCCCCTTTGGAAGCAGTATTTTAACTTCTGGATCGCGTTTTTGAAGGGAGATCTTGGGATCAGTATTTACCTTTATCCAAAGCCCGTGTTGGATGTATTGAAAAGCGCCCTACCGTATTCGTTGGGGATCCTCTTACCCTCGATGCTCGCGAGTTGGTTCGTGGGCAACAGCATCGGCGCGATAGCCGCCCGTAGGAGGAGGTTGGATTCGGTACTGCTACCGATTATGTATTTTATAAACGGTGCACCGTACCTTTGGCTTGGAATCTTACTTGCTTACTACTTCGGTGTCGTGCTCAGGTGGTTTCCAATCGCCGGTGCTTACAGTTTCGGACTCAGACCCCACTTATCGTGGTTGTTTGTGGGAAACTTCCTGAGACACTGGATCCTGCCGTTCCTCTCACTCTTCATCGTACAGCTCGGTGGTTGGGCAATAGGCATGCGAAATATGGTAATCTACGAGCTCGAGAGTAATTACTCCAGGTACCTTGAAGCTCTCGGTGTTAAGGATAGGTTGATAAGAAAGTACGCGTTCAGAAATGCGATATTACCCCAAATCACGGGCCTTGCGCTTCAACTCGGGACAGTTATAGCCGGGCAGGTCACAACGGAAGTTGTTTTTTCGTATCCCGGTATTGGTTACATACTCACGCAGGCAATATTGAACCAAGATTACTTCCTGATTCAGGGGTGTTTCATATTCATAATAATCGGTGTGTTGATTGCGAACTTTACCGTCGACCTCGTTTATGTGGTACTCGATCCAAGGATTAAGTACTCCTACGGTGGTGAGGTCTCATGA
- a CDS encoding ABC transporter permease, with translation MNEVLFFALRNKKLRAGLSIVLFFVLLGLFGPLISKYKDPLDYVGPGYQPPSGEYWLGTTTFGQDVFTQLVYGIRSSFFVGLVGGGLATLIGLIIGFLAGYRGGLLDEILMMLTNILLVVPTLALLIIIAAYLPYRGVLIQSIIIGFTAWPWTARAVRAQTLSLKAREYVNLARITGRSTWKIIIYEIMPNMLSYVFMVFILQFGGAILAAVGLDFIGLGPTKGISLGLMMQNAVLWNAIQLGMWWWAIPPGLVITLIVGGLYFMNVGLDEVFNPRLREM, from the coding sequence ATGAACGAAGTACTCTTCTTCGCGCTCAGAAACAAGAAACTCAGGGCGGGACTGTCCATCGTACTCTTCTTCGTGCTACTCGGTCTTTTCGGACCGCTGATCTCCAAGTACAAGGATCCCCTCGATTACGTGGGACCGGGCTACCAACCTCCCAGCGGAGAGTACTGGCTGGGCACAACGACCTTTGGACAGGATGTGTTCACACAACTTGTTTACGGCATCAGATCATCGTTTTTTGTCGGGCTAGTCGGTGGTGGTCTTGCCACGCTGATCGGACTTATCATCGGCTTTTTGGCCGGTTACCGTGGAGGTCTGCTCGACGAGATACTGATGATGCTGACAAACATTTTACTTGTCGTTCCAACCTTAGCACTCCTGATAATTATAGCGGCTTACCTTCCATACAGAGGGGTGTTGATACAGAGTATAATCATCGGGTTTACCGCTTGGCCTTGGACGGCCAGGGCGGTGCGCGCCCAAACGTTGTCGCTGAAGGCAAGGGAGTACGTCAACCTGGCAAGGATAACGGGGAGGAGCACGTGGAAGATTATAATCTACGAGATTATGCCTAACATGTTATCGTACGTATTTATGGTCTTCATCCTCCAGTTCGGTGGAGCGATACTCGCCGCCGTCGGACTCGATTTCATCGGTTTGGGACCGACAAAAGGTATCTCACTCGGATTGATGATGCAAAACGCTGTACTGTGGAACGCGATACAACTTGGCATGTGGTGGTGGGCGATTCCTCCTGGACTTGTGATTACGCTTATAGTCGGTGGACTTTACTTCATGAACGTCGGACTGGACGAAGTTTTCAACCCAAGGCTCAGGGAAATGTGA
- a CDS encoding ABC transporter ATP-binding protein — MLEVRNLKLYYKTLRGYVKAVDDVTFHVRDGELLGLAGESGCGKSTLGNGLVLLKPPMNFFGGEVLLDGEKLPIEDYERMREFRFKKVSIIPQYAMDAMNPTRKIGKYIEDVLDSKGISFESVKETLLERLKLVNLPERVLKMYPIELSGGMKQRMVMVISTLLNPSLLIADEVTSALDVSTQKAVCLMIRDFKELGIVKSIIFITHDISVLYQIADRIMIMYAGRIAEIGKTSQIVQNPVHPYTKMLLTSLPEVGVRYTERILSGIPGQPPQLLEPPKGCRFKERCPLRDKICDKEPPLVEIEEDHVAYCWKVKPNA; from the coding sequence ATGCTCGAAGTGAGGAACTTGAAACTGTACTACAAGACACTTCGTGGGTACGTTAAGGCCGTGGACGATGTGACATTTCACGTGAGGGACGGGGAGCTTCTCGGTCTTGCCGGGGAATCGGGGTGCGGGAAATCGACACTCGGAAACGGTTTGGTACTCCTAAAACCTCCGATGAACTTCTTCGGTGGCGAGGTTCTGCTCGACGGTGAGAAACTTCCCATAGAAGATTACGAACGTATGCGTGAGTTTAGATTCAAGAAAGTTTCGATAATTCCACAGTACGCGATGGATGCTATGAACCCCACAAGGAAGATAGGAAAGTATATCGAAGATGTTCTGGATAGTAAAGGAATCAGTTTTGAAAGTGTCAAAGAAACACTCTTGGAACGTTTGAAGTTGGTAAACCTTCCAGAGAGGGTTTTGAAGATGTACCCAATCGAACTGTCCGGCGGAATGAAGCAACGAATGGTGATGGTAATAAGTACCTTGCTCAATCCCTCGCTACTCATCGCGGACGAGGTTACATCCGCACTCGATGTATCGACACAGAAGGCGGTGTGTTTGATGATTCGTGATTTTAAAGAACTTGGAATTGTTAAATCAATAATATTCATCACGCACGATATTTCAGTGCTTTACCAGATAGCCGATCGAATAATGATTATGTACGCCGGTAGGATTGCCGAGATCGGCAAAACGTCGCAAATTGTTCAAAACCCAGTCCATCCGTACACAAAGATGCTGTTGACTTCTCTTCCCGAAGTAGGAGTAAGGTACACCGAACGGATCTTGTCCGGTATTCCGGGACAACCACCGCAGTTACTCGAACCACCGAAAGGTTGCCGATTCAAAGAGCGTTGTCCGTTGAGGGACAAGATCTGCGACAAGGAACCCCCGTTGGTAGAGATAGAAGAGGACCACGTAGCTTATTGCTGGAAGGTGAAACCGAATGCTTGA
- a CDS encoding ABC transporter ATP-binding protein: MLEVVNLSKVYNIGPLGREKFYAVDNVSFHVADGEIVSLIGESGSGKTTIGKMILRLIKPTSGKILFNSVDVQSIKNKKEYYRLVQGVFQDPFSSYNPIFKIDRVFDMVREEFFPEFTRGEWRKRVERVIEDICLNPSEILGKFPHQLSGGQLQRLLIARALLIDAKFLVADEIISMLDASTRIDVLNTLIKLKEKGLSVLFITHDLSLGYYTSDRTIILYRGSIMEYGDTVKIFKNPLHPYTKMLLESVPTTRKVWSKGYISLHGRTVPPTFCKFYDRCPLGDSMCKNVGLERFEEGHFVACVKVRREGELVA; this comes from the coding sequence ATGCTTGAGGTTGTTAATCTATCGAAGGTGTACAACATAGGACCACTTGGAAGGGAGAAGTTCTACGCAGTGGATAACGTTTCTTTCCACGTTGCAGATGGGGAGATAGTCTCGCTCATCGGGGAAAGTGGAAGTGGGAAGACTACGATAGGGAAGATGATATTACGGCTTATCAAACCGACGAGTGGGAAGATCCTCTTCAACTCGGTCGATGTCCAATCCATCAAGAACAAGAAGGAATACTACAGGCTCGTACAAGGCGTGTTCCAGGATCCGTTCAGCTCGTACAACCCGATATTCAAAATCGATAGGGTTTTTGATATGGTCAGGGAGGAGTTCTTCCCGGAATTTACAAGGGGTGAGTGGAGGAAAAGGGTAGAAAGGGTTATCGAGGATATCTGTCTAAATCCATCGGAAATACTGGGGAAATTCCCACATCAACTCAGTGGTGGTCAGCTCCAGAGATTACTTATAGCAAGGGCGCTCCTTATAGACGCGAAATTCTTGGTTGCGGATGAAATAATCAGCATGCTCGATGCCTCCACGCGCATTGATGTGTTAAATACCCTGATCAAACTCAAAGAAAAGGGGTTATCCGTTTTATTCATTACGCACGACCTTTCGCTCGGATACTACACGAGTGACCGAACAATTATCCTCTACAGAGGTTCGATCATGGAGTACGGCGATACCGTAAAGATTTTCAAAAACCCGCTACATCCTTACACGAAGATGCTTCTTGAATCCGTTCCCACGACACGGAAGGTTTGGTCAAAAGGCTACATTTCACTGCACGGTAGAACCGTTCCACCAACGTTCTGCAAGTTCTACGATAGATGCCCACTTGGTGATTCCATGTGCAAGAATGTTGGCCTCGAGAGATTTGAGGAAGGTCATTTCGTCGCGTGCGTGAAGGTCAGGAGGGAGGGTGAATTAGTTGCCTAA
- a CDS encoding glycoside hydrolase family 130 protein, producing the protein MKTLAPSLPNIPWEEQPSGCRDLVWRYSENPIIKRNQAKNANSIFNSAVVPFNGQFAGVFRVDERTREMNLRRGFSEDGISWKIDDEPIRFIQQTREPVESEYKYDPRVVFFEDRYWITWCNGYHGPTIGVGYTYDFENFYQLENAFLPYNRNGVLFPRKINGKYAMLSRPSDTGHTPFGDIFYSESPDMVHWGVHRFVMGRGYSPWQSLKIGAGPVPIETSEGWLLIYHGVLLSCNGYVYSFGAALLDLDSPWKVIKRSRSYLLSPQELYECVGDVPNVVFPVACLVDGETGRMAIYYGAADTVVALAFGYVHEIVEWLLYEN; encoded by the coding sequence ATCAAGACTTTAGCACCATCGTTGCCAAACATTCCATGGGAGGAACAGCCATCAGGTTGCCGTGACTTGGTTTGGCGTTACTCAGAAAATCCCATAATAAAGCGAAACCAAGCCAAGAATGCGAACAGTATTTTCAACAGTGCCGTGGTTCCGTTCAACGGTCAGTTCGCTGGGGTGTTCCGGGTTGACGAGCGGACACGCGAAATGAATCTGAGAAGGGGTTTTAGCGAGGACGGTATAAGCTGGAAAATTGATGATGAACCTATCCGCTTTATCCAGCAAACTCGTGAGCCTGTCGAAAGCGAGTACAAGTACGATCCGAGGGTGGTCTTCTTCGAGGACAGGTACTGGATCACCTGGTGTAACGGTTATCACGGTCCGACGATCGGTGTTGGATACACGTACGATTTTGAGAATTTCTACCAACTCGAGAACGCCTTCCTACCTTACAACAGAAACGGCGTGCTTTTCCCAAGGAAAATAAACGGTAAGTACGCGATGCTCAGTAGACCCTCGGATACTGGTCATACGCCGTTTGGTGACATATTCTACAGCGAAAGTCCGGATATGGTCCATTGGGGTGTTCATCGTTTCGTGATGGGCCGTGGATACAGCCCCTGGCAATCACTCAAGATCGGAGCTGGGCCAGTCCCAATTGAAACAAGCGAAGGATGGCTGCTCATTTACCACGGTGTACTACTTTCATGTAACGGGTACGTCTACAGTTTCGGTGCCGCGTTACTGGATTTAGACTCTCCGTGGAAGGTTATCAAGAGGTCGCGCTCGTACCTACTATCGCCCCAAGAACTGTACGAATGCGTCGGCGACGTTCCCAACGTAGTGTTTCCTGTTGCTTGTCTTGTGGACGGTGAAACTGGTCGCATGGCGATTTACTACGGCGCGGCCGATACGGTGGTGGCGTTGGCTTTCGGATACGTCCACGAGATCGTCGAATGGTTACTATACGAAAATTAA